In Limnohabitans sp. INBF002, one genomic interval encodes:
- a CDS encoding DUF3460 family protein codes for MSIFQRDNYTSEATQFIESLKAKKPTLEKEQREGRALLWDKQVNRDIQQDIEAGRVAQKPYVYQTNA; via the coding sequence ATGTCGATTTTCCAGCGTGACAACTACACCTCCGAAGCCACTCAGTTCATCGAGTCGCTCAAAGCGAAGAAGCCCACCCTCGAAAAAGAACAGCGCGAAGGCCGCGCTTTGTTGTGGGACAAGCAAGTCAACCGCGACATCCAACAAGACATCGAAGCTGGCCGCGTGGCGCAAAAGCCCTACGTGTACCAAACGAACGCTTAA
- a CDS encoding ScpA family protein: MPEVVDHVAVARLYGEPLFAMPQDLYIPPDALEVFLEAFQGPLDLLLYLIRKQNFNILDIPMAALTRQYLSYVDEIRTRNLELAAEYLLMAAMLIEIKSRMLLPPKKVAEGQEPEDPRAELVRRLLEYEQMKLAAAKLNEVPQFGRDFLRAQVFIEQSLQPRFPDVHVVELQQAWADILKRAKLVQHHKISREELSVREHMSIVLRKLQGQRFVEFEKLFEPTQGVPVLVVTFIALLELAKETLIEITQAEAFAPIYVRLAYTPT, encoded by the coding sequence ATGCCCGAGGTGGTTGACCACGTGGCCGTGGCCCGCCTGTATGGCGAGCCGCTGTTTGCCATGCCGCAGGATTTGTACATCCCGCCTGATGCGCTCGAAGTTTTCCTTGAGGCCTTCCAAGGCCCGCTGGATTTGCTGCTGTACCTCATCCGCAAGCAAAACTTCAACATCCTCGACATCCCCATGGCCGCGCTCACGCGCCAGTACCTGAGCTATGTGGACGAAATTCGCACGCGTAACCTAGAGTTGGCCGCCGAATACCTGCTGATGGCCGCCATGCTGATTGAAATCAAATCACGCATGCTGCTGCCGCCCAAGAAGGTGGCAGAAGGCCAAGAGCCCGAAGACCCTCGCGCCGAGCTGGTGCGCCGCCTGCTCGAGTACGAGCAAATGAAACTGGCAGCCGCCAAGCTCAACGAAGTGCCGCAATTTGGTCGCGACTTTCTGCGCGCGCAGGTGTTCATTGAGCAGTCATTGCAGCCACGTTTCCCCGATGTACACGTGGTCGAGCTGCAACAAGCTTGGGCCGATATCTTGAAGCGTGCCAAGCTGGTGCAACACCACAAAATCAGCCGCGAAGAACTGTCTGTGCGCGAGCACATGAGCATTGTTTTGAGAAAACTCCAAGGCCAACGCTTTGTCGAGTTTGAAAAACTGTTCGAACCCACACAAGGCGTGCCCGTGCTGGTGGTGACCTTCATTGCCTTGCTCGAGCTGGCCAAAGAAACGCTGATTGAAATCACGCAGGCCGAGGCTTTCGCGCCTATTTATGTGCGCTTGGCTTACACACCCACGTAA
- the panB gene encoding 3-methyl-2-oxobutanoate hydroxymethyltransferase, with translation MSNTNASPYGTLPPASPVAARKPISLPRLNELRARGEKITMLTAYDATFAAVADAAGVECILVGDSLGMVCQGLTSTVGVTLDTMRYHVESVARGIRRVQGTAWIIGDLPFGSYQESKEQALRSATVLMQAGAHMVKLEGGGWTTDVVHFLVERGIPVCAHLGLTPQTVHALGGYRVQGRGESATQLRQEALALQDAGATMVVLEMVPQPLSTALTQELPTCHTIGIGAGNGTAGQVLVMHDMLGVNLGKNPKFVHNFMEGHASVLDAMSAYVVAVKNGTFPDNAKHAWV, from the coding sequence ATGAGCAACACCAACGCTTCGCCCTACGGCACTTTGCCCCCCGCTTCGCCCGTTGCAGCCCGCAAGCCCATCAGCTTGCCCCGCTTGAACGAGCTGCGCGCACGCGGTGAAAAAATCACCATGCTCACGGCCTACGACGCCACCTTTGCCGCCGTGGCCGATGCCGCGGGTGTGGAATGCATTTTGGTGGGCGACTCGCTGGGCATGGTGTGCCAAGGCCTCACCAGCACCGTGGGCGTGACGCTAGACACCATGCGCTACCACGTGGAGAGCGTGGCCCGCGGCATCCGCCGCGTGCAAGGCACCGCGTGGATCATTGGCGACCTGCCCTTTGGCAGCTACCAAGAGTCCAAAGAACAAGCCCTGCGCAGTGCCACGGTTCTGATGCAAGCGGGTGCTCACATGGTGAAGCTCGAAGGTGGCGGCTGGACCACCGACGTCGTGCACTTCCTGGTCGAACGCGGCATCCCTGTGTGCGCGCATTTGGGCCTCACCCCACAAACCGTTCACGCCTTAGGCGGCTACCGAGTGCAAGGCCGCGGCGAGTCGGCCACGCAACTGCGCCAAGAAGCCCTCGCCCTGCAAGACGCAGGTGCCACCATGGTGGTGCTGGAAATGGTGCCCCAGCCCCTGTCGACTGCCCTGACCCAAGAGCTACCCACCTGCCACACCATTGGCATTGGCGCGGGCAACGGCACGGCCGGCCAAGTGCTGGTCATGCACGACATGCTGGGCGTCAACTTGGGCAAGAACCCCAAATTCGTTCACAACTTCATGGAAGGCCATGCCAGCGTGCTGGACGCCATGAGCGCCTATGTGGTCGCCGTCAAAAACGGCACCTTTCCCGACAACGCCAAACACGCTTGGGTCTAA
- the panC gene encoding pantoate--beta-alanine ligase, translating to MQIVHTLADLRRTLKPAALRAFVPTMGNLHQGHLELMQMARQEVDKRTEKGGMTVASIFVNRLQFGPNEDFDTYPRTFENDCALLEANGCDVVFAPSEKDLYPEPQVFKVHPPPELADILEGAFRPGFFVGVSTVVHKLFNIVQPDLAVFGKKDYQQLMVIRRMVQQMALPIEIIGGETRRAEDGLALSSRNGYLSAEERAEAVQLSIALKGLAAVARAGNAAGQLDVAAAEAAAMEALRQRGWAPDYITLRRQHDLSPVNGPCAEPLVVLGAAKLGKTRLIDNLEV from the coding sequence TTGCAAATCGTTCACACCCTCGCGGACCTGCGCCGCACCTTAAAGCCCGCCGCCCTGCGCGCCTTTGTGCCCACCATGGGCAACCTGCACCAAGGCCACTTAGAGCTGATGCAAATGGCTCGCCAAGAGGTTGATAAACGCACCGAAAAAGGCGGCATGACCGTGGCCAGCATCTTCGTCAACCGCCTGCAATTTGGCCCCAACGAAGACTTTGACACCTACCCCCGCACGTTTGAAAACGACTGCGCGCTTCTAGAAGCCAACGGCTGTGACGTGGTGTTTGCCCCATCTGAAAAAGACCTCTACCCAGAACCTCAAGTGTTCAAGGTACACCCGCCGCCTGAGCTGGCCGACATCTTGGAAGGCGCGTTCCGCCCCGGCTTCTTTGTGGGCGTGAGCACCGTGGTGCACAAACTCTTCAACATCGTGCAGCCCGACTTGGCCGTGTTTGGCAAGAAGGACTACCAACAACTCATGGTCATCCGCCGCATGGTGCAGCAAATGGCCTTACCCATCGAGATCATCGGTGGCGAAACCCGCCGCGCTGAAGACGGCTTGGCTTTGAGTTCACGCAACGGCTACCTGAGTGCCGAAGAACGCGCCGAGGCTGTGCAGCTGTCTATCGCGTTGAAGGGTTTGGCTGCGGTGGCCCGTGCGGGCAATGCCGCTGGTCAGCTGGATGTGGCGGCTGCCGAAGCCGCTGCCATGGAAGCCCTGCGCCAACGCGGCTGGGCGCCAGACTACATCACCCTGCGCCGCCAGCATGACTTGTCGCCTGTGAACGGCCCATGCGCTGAACCGCTGGTGGTGTTGGGTGCAGCTAAGTTGGGTAAGACGCGGTTGATTGATAACCTCGAAGTTTGA
- a CDS encoding NAD(P)H-dependent glycerol-3-phosphate dehydrogenase, translated as MKIAVLGAGAWGTALAINAGAHHTVTLWARDVPQAQAMQAERVNTRYLPDLPFTAGVQVSSEPLGPWLAEQDLVVIGSPMSSLRGMLTQLAPILGSTVPVAWLCKGFEAAQPGTSTADASQSGVGLMAHEVKAQVAPALRGGALSGPSFAQEVARGMPTALVAASDDAAARDAMVQAFHNNSLRVYANDDIVGVEVGGAVKNVLAIATGLCDGLQLGLNARAALITRGLAEITRLGVALGAKTETFMGLSGLGDLVLTATGDLSRNRKVGLALAQGMTLQQAVDSLGHVAEGVYCARTVVQRAQHLGVDMPIAQAVVSLLDGHITPAQAVALLMGRGAKGE; from the coding sequence ATGAAGATTGCCGTTTTAGGTGCAGGCGCGTGGGGCACAGCGCTGGCGATCAACGCTGGCGCACACCACACCGTGACGCTGTGGGCCCGTGATGTGCCCCAAGCCCAAGCCATGCAAGCCGAGCGCGTGAACACGCGCTACTTGCCTGACTTGCCCTTCACCGCAGGCGTGCAAGTGTCTTCGGAGCCGCTCGGCCCCTGGTTGGCCGAGCAAGATTTGGTGGTCATCGGCTCGCCCATGAGCAGCCTGCGTGGCATGCTCACGCAGCTCGCGCCTATCCTGGGCAGCACCGTGCCTGTGGCGTGGCTGTGCAAAGGCTTTGAAGCGGCGCAGCCTGGTACATCAACTGCTGATGCGTCACAAAGTGGCGTTGGCTTGATGGCCCACGAAGTCAAAGCCCAAGTGGCCCCCGCCTTGCGCGGTGGCGCACTCAGTGGCCCCAGCTTCGCGCAAGAAGTGGCCCGCGGCATGCCCACCGCCTTGGTGGCCGCCAGCGACGATGCCGCAGCCCGCGATGCCATGGTGCAAGCCTTTCACAACAACAGCCTGCGCGTGTACGCCAACGACGACATCGTGGGCGTGGAAGTAGGCGGCGCGGTGAAAAACGTGTTGGCCATCGCCACCGGTTTGTGCGATGGCTTGCAACTGGGCCTCAACGCACGCGCTGCACTCATCACACGCGGCTTGGCCGAAATCACCCGCTTAGGCGTGGCACTGGGCGCCAAGACCGAAACCTTCATGGGCTTGTCGGGCTTGGGCGACTTGGTGCTCACCGCCACAGGCGACCTGAGCCGCAACCGCAAAGTGGGCTTGGCCTTGGCTCAAGGTATGACCCTGCAGCAAGCGGTGGATTCACTCGGCCACGTGGCCGAAGGTGTGTATTGCGCCCGCACCGTGGTGCAACGGGCGCAGCACCTCGGTGTGGACATGCCGATTGCTCAGGCGGTGGTGTCCTTGCTCGACGGGCACATCACACCCGCGCAGGCGGTGGCTTTGTTGATGGGGCGTGGGGCTAAGGGCGAATAG
- the secB gene encoding protein-export chaperone SecB — protein sequence MSDEQATPVFQIQRVYLKDLSLEQPNSPAILTSTEQPSVDIQLGVGMEQVADGIVEVTVTATVTTKLEDKTVFLVEAKQAGIFEVRNLPEDQMGPVIGIACPQIIYPYLRGNVADVIQRAGFPPVHLAEINFQAMYEQQQQQAAASVQ from the coding sequence ATGTCAGACGAACAAGCCACGCCAGTTTTTCAAATTCAACGCGTCTATTTGAAAGACCTGTCTTTGGAGCAACCCAACTCTCCCGCCATCCTGACCAGCACTGAGCAACCTTCGGTGGACATCCAGTTGGGTGTGGGGATGGAACAAGTGGCCGATGGCATCGTCGAAGTGACCGTGACAGCCACGGTGACCACCAAGCTTGAAGACAAAACCGTGTTCTTGGTCGAAGCCAAGCAAGCTGGCATTTTCGAAGTGCGCAACTTGCCTGAAGACCAAATGGGCCCCGTCATCGGCATCGCTTGCCCACAAATCATTTACCCCTACCTGCGCGGCAACGTGGCGGACGTGATTCAACGCGCGGGCTTCCCACCTGTGCACTTGGCCGAAATCAACTTCCAAGCCATGTACGAACAACAGCAGCAACAAGCGGCTGCCTCAGTTCAGTAA
- the grxC gene encoding glutaredoxin 3 encodes MSTVKMYTTAVCPYCIRAKQLLTAKGVAHIEEVRIDTDPEARAHMMQITGRRTVPQIFIGDTHVGGCDDLVALDAKGGLLPLLQS; translated from the coding sequence ATGTCAACCGTCAAGATGTACACCACCGCCGTTTGCCCCTACTGCATTCGCGCTAAGCAGCTGCTGACTGCCAAGGGCGTGGCCCACATTGAAGAAGTGCGCATCGACACCGACCCCGAGGCGCGTGCCCACATGATGCAAATCACGGGCCGCCGTACCGTGCCGCAAATCTTCATTGGCGACACACACGTGGGTGGTTGCGACGATTTGGTGGCGCTTGACGCCAAAGGCGGTTTGCTGCCTTTGTTGCAATCTTGA
- a CDS encoding rhodanese-like domain-containing protein: MKFILDNWMLMAIALSSGFFLLLPVVQGAAATGISPTEAVQCMNREKGVVIDVCGADEFAQSHIKGAVNVPLDELEARLDKAVKNKSTPVIMVCAAGARSKRAQAIAQKLGYEKVHSLHGGLKAWKEANLPIAKA, from the coding sequence GTGAAATTTATTCTCGACAACTGGATGTTGATGGCCATTGCCCTGAGCAGTGGTTTCTTTTTGCTGCTGCCCGTGGTGCAAGGCGCTGCAGCCACCGGTATTTCGCCCACAGAAGCGGTGCAATGCATGAACCGCGAAAAAGGCGTGGTGATTGATGTGTGCGGCGCAGACGAGTTTGCCCAAAGCCACATCAAAGGCGCGGTGAACGTGCCTTTGGACGAGCTGGAAGCCCGTTTGGACAAGGCCGTGAAAAACAAAAGCACCCCCGTCATCATGGTGTGTGCGGCGGGTGCGCGTTCTAAGCGTGCCCAAGCCATTGCGCAAAAACTGGGCTACGAGAAGGTGCATTCCTTGCACGGCGGGCTGAAAGCTTGGAAAGAAGCTAACCTGCCCATCGCTAAAGCTTAA
- the gpmA gene encoding 2,3-diphosphoglycerate-dependent phosphoglycerate mutase, whose protein sequence is MYKLVLIRHGESTWNLENRFTGWTDVDLTPTGIEQAKNAGKLLKAEGYEFDVAYTSVLKRAIRTLYLALDEMDCTWLPVVKSWRLNERHYGGLQGLNKADMAKQYGDDQVLIWRRSYDTPPPELEATDPRSERGDPRYAKLDPAQVPLTECLKDTVARVIPFWNESMAPAIKAGKRIVVAAHGNSIRALIKYLDGISDSDIVGLNIPNGIPLVYELDENLKPIRHYYLGDAEAAAKAAASVATQGKA, encoded by the coding sequence ATGTACAAGCTCGTATTAATCCGCCACGGCGAATCCACCTGGAACCTTGAAAACCGCTTCACCGGCTGGACCGACGTGGACCTGACCCCCACTGGCATCGAACAAGCCAAGAACGCAGGCAAGCTGCTCAAGGCCGAAGGCTACGAGTTTGACGTGGCCTACACGAGCGTTTTGAAGCGCGCCATTCGCACTCTGTACCTCGCGTTGGACGAGATGGACTGCACTTGGTTGCCCGTGGTCAAAAGCTGGCGCTTGAACGAGCGCCACTACGGCGGCTTGCAAGGTTTGAACAAAGCCGACATGGCCAAACAATACGGCGACGACCAAGTGCTGATCTGGCGCCGCAGCTACGACACGCCACCTCCCGAACTCGAAGCAACCGACCCTCGCAGCGAACGCGGCGACCCCCGCTACGCCAAGCTCGACCCCGCGCAAGTGCCGCTGACCGAGTGTTTGAAAGACACCGTGGCCCGCGTCATCCCGTTCTGGAACGAGTCGATGGCCCCAGCCATCAAGGCTGGCAAGCGCATCGTGGTGGCCGCACACGGCAACTCGATCCGTGCGCTGATCAAATACCTCGATGGCATCAGCGACAGCGACATCGTGGGCTTGAATATCCCCAACGGCATCCCACTTGTGTATGAGCTGGACGAGAACCTCAAGCCCATCCGTCACTACTATTTGGGCGATGCCGAAGCGGCGGCCAAAGCCGCTGCCTCAGTGGCCACACAAGGCAAAGCCTAA